In a genomic window of Occallatibacter riparius:
- the hyfB gene encoding hydrogenase 4 subunit B, which translates to MLNAHFWATSLGSVAEHRLSSTLLIVACWPAIALACLFRARSIRYVARFLFPLGALICVALFVMAGSFLMSGHGPEVLTLPLGLPDLPFHLRLDALSAFFLIILGLSGAGISTFAAGYFRSGEGTAPGLLGLHYHIFLASMAVVMLADDAYLFMVAWETMALTSYFLVTSQHRIPEIRRAGFLYLLMAHLGAVCILLSFGVMQGGSWQFTLDAMRSASLTPFWASVAFTLALLGFGAKAGLVPMHVWLPEAHPAAPSPVSAMMSGLMLKTAIYGLLRVTFDLLHVRFWQWGVAVLALGLFSALFGAIFAAVQTDMKRLLAYSSIENVGLIFTGIGLSILFAGSNLRLFGALALAAALIHALNHSLFKSMLFLTTGSVLHATRQRSLGKLGGLIRPMPWVAALALIGTLAIAGLPPLNGFVSEWLLLQSFLYTPQLPHAFINMLIPLGAAALALTVALAAYVMVKFYGIIFLGNARETFLAHAHDANWLERVGLSWLAAGCIAIGVQPQLALHAAGKSTGMLLGQTIAPDPSVWRIAPIAPEQASYSGWIFLAIILVTIAVTFLLVRLLAHGRIRRTAAWDCGYPWQTYRMQDTAEGFGQPIRHMFGAFFRMERDLPAPTDLTPRYRVHIEDHFWRALYRPVAAAVQKMADAVSFLQGGRLAFYLLYSFITLLGLLVFVL; encoded by the coding sequence ATGTTGAACGCGCATTTCTGGGCCACTTCCCTAGGTTCCGTTGCAGAGCATCGACTCAGTTCGACGCTTCTCATTGTGGCCTGCTGGCCCGCTATTGCGCTTGCCTGTCTATTCCGCGCCCGCAGCATTCGATATGTTGCGCGATTCCTTTTCCCGCTGGGAGCGCTAATCTGCGTAGCCCTGTTCGTGATGGCGGGAAGCTTTCTCATGTCAGGCCACGGGCCCGAAGTGCTGACGCTGCCACTGGGCCTCCCCGACCTTCCTTTCCATCTGCGGCTGGATGCCCTGTCTGCCTTCTTTCTCATTATCTTGGGCTTGTCGGGGGCGGGGATCTCCACCTTTGCCGCGGGATATTTCCGCAGCGGCGAAGGAACTGCCCCCGGTCTGCTTGGCCTCCATTACCACATCTTTCTTGCCAGCATGGCGGTAGTGATGCTGGCGGACGACGCGTATCTCTTCATGGTGGCCTGGGAGACGATGGCGCTGACCTCGTACTTCCTCGTAACCTCGCAGCATCGCATTCCGGAGATTCGGCGCGCGGGATTCCTTTACCTATTGATGGCGCACCTCGGCGCCGTCTGCATTCTGCTTAGCTTCGGAGTCATGCAGGGTGGAAGCTGGCAGTTCACGCTCGACGCGATGCGTAGCGCTTCGCTCACACCATTCTGGGCCAGTGTGGCGTTTACGCTGGCGCTTCTCGGATTCGGCGCGAAGGCCGGCCTAGTGCCGATGCATGTCTGGTTGCCCGAGGCGCACCCGGCAGCGCCTTCGCCGGTTTCGGCCATGATGAGTGGCTTGATGCTCAAGACGGCCATTTACGGCCTGCTGCGCGTTACGTTCGATCTGCTCCACGTTCGGTTCTGGCAATGGGGAGTGGCAGTGCTCGCGCTGGGCCTTTTCTCGGCTCTCTTCGGCGCCATCTTTGCCGCCGTGCAGACCGACATGAAGCGTCTCCTGGCGTATTCCTCGATCGAAAACGTCGGACTGATCTTTACCGGCATTGGACTCTCCATTCTCTTCGCGGGCAGCAACCTGCGCCTGTTCGGCGCGCTGGCGCTCGCGGCGGCCCTCATTCACGCGCTCAATCACTCGCTCTTCAAGAGCATGTTGTTTCTGACCACCGGCAGCGTGTTGCACGCGACCCGGCAGCGCAGCCTGGGCAAGCTCGGCGGGCTGATTCGTCCGATGCCCTGGGTTGCCGCCCTGGCGCTGATCGGCACACTTGCCATTGCGGGCTTGCCGCCACTCAACGGCTTTGTATCCGAGTGGCTGCTCCTCCAGTCCTTCCTCTACACGCCGCAGCTGCCTCACGCATTCATCAACATGCTGATCCCTCTCGGAGCCGCGGCGCTGGCTCTCACGGTCGCTCTGGCCGCATACGTGATGGTGAAGTTTTACGGCATTATTTTCCTGGGGAACGCGCGCGAAACATTTTTGGCGCACGCCCATGATGCGAACTGGCTGGAACGGGTCGGCCTGTCGTGGCTCGCCGCCGGTTGCATCGCCATCGGAGTGCAGCCGCAGCTCGCGCTCCACGCTGCAGGAAAATCCACAGGGATGCTACTAGGACAGACCATCGCGCCCGATCCCTCTGTCTGGCGCATCGCGCCGATTGCACCGGAGCAGGCCTCCTACAGCGGATGGATCTTTCTTGCCATCATCCTGGTCACCATCGCGGTGACGTTTCTGCTGGTGCGCCTGCTCGCCCACGGGCGTATTCGTAGAACCGCGGCCTGGGACTGCGGGTACCCCTGGCAGACCTACCGCATGCAGGACACGGCCGAAGGCTTCGGCCAGCCGATTCGGCACATGTTCGGCGCCTTTTTCCGCATGGAGCGCGACCTTCCGGCGCCTACGGACCTAACGCCCCGCTATCGCGTTCACATTGAAGATCACTTCTGGCGGGCGCTGTACCGGCCGGTCGCCGCCGCCGTGCAGAAAATGGCAGACGCCGTCAGCTTTCTGCAGGGCGGCAGGCTCGCCTTCTATTTGCTCTACAGCTTCATCACGCTGCTTGGGCTGCTGGTGTTCGTTCTATGA
- a CDS encoding ArsR/SmtB family transcription factor, with amino-acid sequence MPDSLRRFKADVFQALAHPTRIAIIELLGTREVSAGDLIQELGMEQANVSQHLAVLRSRQLVVNRKAGNQVFYSVRDPLLLEVLALMRTYFQKHLSEALAILDEIGESPAENGK; translated from the coding sequence ATGCCCGATTCTCTACGCCGTTTCAAGGCTGACGTATTCCAGGCTCTGGCCCATCCCACTCGGATCGCCATTATCGAGTTGCTGGGGACTCGGGAAGTCTCTGCGGGCGACCTGATTCAGGAGCTTGGGATGGAGCAGGCCAATGTTTCGCAGCATCTGGCTGTCCTTCGCTCAAGACAACTGGTCGTGAACAGAAAGGCCGGGAACCAGGTCTTCTATTCGGTTCGGGACCCCCTCCTGCTTGAGGTCCTTGCCCTGATGCGGACGTATTTTCAGAAGCACTTGTCTGAAGCTTTGGCCATTCTGGACGAGATTGGCGAATCACCGGCGGAGAACGGCAAGTGA
- a CDS encoding RtcB family protein, producing MWLKAPLGHEVAEALGRLQRVPDVQRIAVMPDVHLANDICVGVVLAASRLIYPQASLWSSMAQTGSESTGKEL from the coding sequence ATGTGGCTCAAAGCTCCGCTGGGCCATGAAGTCGCGGAAGCTCTGGGGCGTCTCCAGCGCGTCCCAGATGTTCAGCGGATTGCTGTCATGCCCGACGTTCATCTCGCCAACGACATCTGCGTGGGAGTGGTGCTGGCAGCCTCGCGACTGATCTATCCGCAAGCGTCGCTCTGGAGCAGCATGGCGCAAACAGGTTCTGAGTCCACCGGAAAGGAGCTATGA
- a CDS encoding PadR family transcriptional regulator, whose amino-acid sequence MSADKSEVLQGTLDMMILKTLNVLGPLHGFGIARRIEQVSEDILTLNEGTVYTSLLRLQQQGWIQSKWGTSENNRRARFYSITPQGQKQLTVETENWKRISGVIGRVLALQNQE is encoded by the coding sequence GTGAGCGCCGACAAATCAGAAGTTCTGCAAGGCACGCTCGACATGATGATCCTCAAGACTCTCAATGTGCTTGGGCCGTTGCATGGGTTCGGCATTGCTCGACGCATCGAGCAAGTAAGCGAGGACATTCTGACCCTGAATGAGGGTACGGTCTACACCTCGCTTCTGAGATTGCAGCAGCAGGGATGGATTCAGTCCAAGTGGGGAACGTCGGAGAACAACCGCAGAGCGAGGTTTTACTCAATCACGCCGCAGGGACAGAAACAGCTTACGGTCGAGACGGAAAACTGGAAGCGGATCTCCGGCGTGATCGGGCGAGTGTTGGCCTTGCAAAATCAGGAGTAG
- a CDS encoding ABC transporter permease produces MRQLLTETALLFFVGAAAGLAVAFAVVRLLLRFFSTGPQPIQLSFHFDGPLLVFVLALPLLATLVFGAAPILHMLRTDPHSAMKEGSRMSESAPRMSLGRALIVLQVALSLILLVGASLFLRTLRNLHSIDPGFSAGQVALMQINLLESGYPESPARLAAWDRILSVVRVTPGVQSAALSAATPFDTSGRHAGFIVPGYRRTSDADSLINLDHVSEDYFKTLNTPLLRGRDLSSSDVDSAPHVALLNQAAARHYFPGRDPIGVEVHINDAAYRIAGVVQDIHQSDLREPATPFISLPVRQPYDRNFRLTLLVRTTLPPTALTATLTRRIHTVAPDSLVKEPITLSEQIDESIVNERLISTLVGIFGLLALVLSAVGLYGLIAYTVARRTPEFAVRLAVGALPQQVIGSVLLGTLQLLGIGLFIGVPSSILLARAVRSLIYGVTPTDLSAQLIASTMLSTVSLIACVLPAIRISKIDPASALRTE; encoded by the coding sequence CTGCGTCAGCTCCTTACCGAGACCGCTCTACTCTTCTTTGTTGGAGCGGCTGCGGGCCTTGCCGTCGCCTTCGCTGTTGTGCGCCTTCTGCTGCGATTCTTCTCGACTGGGCCGCAGCCCATTCAACTCAGCTTTCATTTCGATGGGCCGTTGCTTGTCTTCGTCCTGGCGCTGCCGCTGCTAGCTACGCTAGTCTTCGGCGCTGCTCCCATCCTGCATATGCTGCGCACCGACCCTCACTCCGCGATGAAAGAGGGCTCAAGAATGAGCGAGTCCGCGCCTCGCATGAGCCTCGGGCGCGCCCTGATTGTGCTGCAGGTTGCGCTCTCGCTGATTCTGCTCGTCGGGGCATCACTTTTCCTGAGAACACTGCGCAATCTACACAGCATCGATCCTGGCTTCTCCGCAGGCCAGGTCGCCCTGATGCAAATCAATCTACTGGAATCTGGATATCCTGAATCTCCGGCACGCCTCGCTGCCTGGGATCGCATCCTCTCCGTAGTGCGTGTAACGCCGGGGGTGCAGTCAGCGGCGCTCTCCGCGGCGACGCCGTTCGACACAAGCGGACGCCACGCCGGCTTCATCGTTCCCGGATATCGCAGGACCTCGGACGCGGACAGCCTTATCAATCTTGATCACGTTAGCGAAGATTACTTCAAGACCCTCAACACGCCTCTGCTGCGCGGACGCGATCTCAGTTCAAGCGATGTGGACTCCGCACCCCACGTCGCCCTCCTGAACCAGGCAGCCGCCCGCCACTATTTCCCGGGTCGAGATCCTATCGGCGTCGAAGTCCACATCAATGATGCAGCTTACCGAATTGCCGGCGTCGTGCAGGACATCCACCAGTCCGACCTGCGCGAACCGGCAACGCCCTTCATCTCCCTCCCCGTGCGACAGCCCTATGATCGCAATTTCCGCCTGACTCTACTGGTTCGCACAACCCTGCCCCCCACGGCGCTTACTGCAACGCTTACCCGCCGGATCCACACCGTCGCACCAGACTCGCTCGTCAAGGAGCCAATCACGCTCTCCGAACAGATAGACGAAAGCATCGTCAATGAGCGATTGATTTCAACGCTGGTCGGCATCTTCGGTCTCCTGGCACTGGTGCTTTCCGCCGTCGGACTTTACGGTCTAATTGCATACACCGTCGCGCGCCGCACTCCGGAATTCGCAGTGCGGCTGGCGGTCGGAGCTCTGCCACAACAGGTGATCGGCAGCGTGCTGCTGGGAACGCTGCAGCTACTCGGGATTGGCTTGTTTATCGGAGTTCCCTCATCGATCCTTCTTGCGAGAGCTGTCCGCTCGTTGATTTACGGGGTTACGCCGACGGACCTCAGTGCACAGCTAATCGCTTCGACGATGCTTAGCACGGTATCGCTCATAGCCTGCGTCCTTCCGGCAATTCGCATTTCCAAGATCGACCCCGCCTCTGCGTTACGAACAGAGTAA
- a CDS encoding DinB family protein — MSTATNSLTESGINTKTERTASRRAESLAARIEEGAAGLQAFAEQLSDAEWLTPVSPTDKRSIGIIVHHVASMYPIEVGVARAVADGQSVAHVTWELVAQINAKHAAENAHVSKAAAIELLRQNSREAAAAVRAFTDEDLDRAAPLSLNSGAPLTAQFVIEDHALRHSWHHLRAIRKSVCR; from the coding sequence ATGTCAACCGCCACCAACTCTTTAACTGAATCTGGGATCAACACGAAGACCGAAAGAACAGCGAGCCGTCGCGCTGAGTCTCTCGCTGCTCGCATTGAAGAGGGCGCTGCCGGTCTGCAGGCTTTCGCTGAACAGCTTTCAGACGCGGAGTGGCTTACACCCGTATCGCCAACAGACAAACGTTCCATTGGAATCATCGTTCATCACGTCGCCAGCATGTATCCCATTGAGGTCGGTGTGGCGCGAGCAGTCGCGGACGGCCAGTCTGTCGCGCACGTCACCTGGGAACTCGTCGCACAAATCAATGCGAAGCACGCCGCCGAAAATGCACATGTATCGAAGGCCGCGGCTATCGAACTCCTGCGCCAGAATAGCCGCGAGGCTGCGGCTGCAGTGCGTGCCTTCACGGATGAAGATCTTGATCGTGCAGCCCCTCTCTCGCTCAATTCCGGCGCTCCCCTTACGGCTCAGTTCGTCATCGAAGATCACGCGTTGCGGCATAGCTGGCATCATCTGAGGGCAATTCGAAAGAGCGTATGCCGTTAA
- the mddA gene encoding methanethiol S-methyltransferase: MFRRIAVFTYGIACYVASLATFAYLAAFLENVVVPTSIDSVRKSSLGIAFAVDLALLLLFGIQHSVMARPGFKAMWTKVIPPAAERSTYVLFSCIAMFVMFWWWQPMGGVIWSVQNAYGRLALYSLYALGWALVLATTFLIDHFDLFGLRQVVLQLIGRPYTALRFRTPGPYKLVRHPLYVGWVTVFWSTPDMTAAHLLFALGLTVYILIAIRYEERDLVQFHSEYAAYRRRVPMMVPIGAQPLNENKPAVKDVA, from the coding sequence ATGTTCCGTCGCATTGCTGTCTTCACTTATGGGATTGCCTGCTATGTAGCTTCCCTTGCAACCTTCGCCTACCTGGCAGCGTTCCTCGAGAACGTTGTGGTGCCCACATCCATTGATTCGGTGCGCAAGTCTTCGCTGGGGATCGCCTTCGCCGTTGACCTTGCCTTGCTCCTGCTGTTCGGGATTCAGCACAGCGTAATGGCCCGTCCCGGATTCAAGGCAATGTGGACGAAAGTCATTCCACCGGCCGCGGAGCGCAGCACTTACGTCTTGTTCTCCTGCATTGCCATGTTTGTGATGTTCTGGTGGTGGCAGCCCATGGGCGGAGTCATCTGGAGCGTTCAAAACGCCTACGGCAGGCTTGCGCTGTATTCGCTCTACGCACTCGGATGGGCCCTGGTGCTTGCAACAACATTCCTGATCGATCATTTTGATCTGTTCGGACTGCGCCAGGTGGTGTTGCAACTCATCGGTCGCCCCTACACGGCGCTGCGCTTCCGCACTCCAGGGCCTTACAAGCTCGTTCGCCACCCGCTGTATGTAGGCTGGGTCACGGTCTTTTGGTCCACGCCGGACATGACCGCCGCGCACCTGCTCTTCGCTCTCGGGCTTACCGTCTACATCCTCATTGCAATCCGCTACGAGGAACGCGACCTTGTCCAGTTCCACAGCGAATACGCCGCCTATCGCCGCCGCGTGCCGATGATGGTGCCAATTGGAGCGCAGCCTCTCAACGAAAACAAGCCGGCAGTCAAAGACGTCGCCTGA
- a CDS encoding class I SAM-dependent methyltransferase yields MQNPQANSNGENMHQKIEQFAGQVVTDLAAAMAGAMTNIGHKLGLYQAMADSGPIHSDQLAQRTNTNERSVREWLRGQVAGGYVRFDAVTNQYVLPPEHAFVLANPDSPAFLSPAFDVAASLWLGEEKILAAFLSGDGVGWHEHDCRLFSGTEAFFRTGYRAHLTQTWIPSLRGVAEKLSAGGYVADVGCGHGASVILMAKAYRQSKFLGIDYHESSIRVARERAMQAGVADQIRFEVATPRVLADSEDKFDLVCFMDSLHDMGNPLEAVQAARQSVASDGALMLVEPFARDQPAENVGPVARLYYSASTALCTQNALSQGGHYSLGAQAGAAQLTAILNKGGFQNTRVAVETPFNLILEARP; encoded by the coding sequence ATGCAGAACCCCCAAGCCAATTCCAATGGCGAGAACATGCACCAGAAGATCGAGCAGTTCGCCGGCCAGGTGGTAACCGATCTCGCAGCGGCCATGGCCGGCGCCATGACCAACATCGGGCACAAACTCGGGCTTTACCAGGCAATGGCAGACAGTGGTCCCATCCATTCCGATCAACTGGCGCAACGCACGAACACGAATGAGCGCTCTGTCCGCGAGTGGCTGCGCGGGCAGGTGGCGGGTGGATACGTGCGGTTCGATGCCGTCACGAACCAATATGTGCTGCCCCCCGAACACGCCTTTGTGCTAGCGAATCCTGACAGTCCCGCATTCCTCTCCCCCGCGTTCGACGTGGCCGCATCTCTGTGGCTCGGCGAGGAGAAGATCCTCGCCGCGTTTCTCTCCGGCGATGGAGTGGGCTGGCACGAACACGACTGCCGCCTGTTTTCTGGGACAGAGGCCTTCTTTCGCACTGGCTACCGGGCGCACCTGACGCAAACCTGGATTCCCTCTCTCCGCGGCGTTGCGGAAAAGCTGTCCGCCGGCGGATATGTGGCGGATGTCGGCTGCGGACACGGCGCTTCGGTCATCTTGATGGCGAAGGCATACCGACAATCGAAATTCTTGGGTATCGATTATCACGAGTCTTCGATCCGCGTCGCGCGAGAAAGGGCGATGCAGGCTGGAGTGGCCGATCAGATTCGGTTTGAAGTCGCTACGCCGCGGGTGCTTGCGGATAGTGAGGACAAATTCGACCTGGTGTGCTTCATGGATTCGTTACACGACATGGGGAATCCGCTGGAAGCCGTCCAGGCAGCCCGGCAGTCAGTCGCATCCGATGGCGCGCTGATGCTGGTGGAGCCTTTCGCCAGGGACCAACCCGCCGAAAACGTAGGCCCGGTGGCGAGGCTCTACTACTCCGCGTCCACCGCCCTTTGCACGCAGAACGCACTCTCACAGGGAGGACACTACTCACTGGGAGCACAGGCCGGCGCCGCCCAGTTGACGGCAATCCTTAACAAAGGCGGATTCCAGAACACGCGAGTGGCGGTGGAGACGCCGTTCAACCTGATTCTCGAAGCTCGCCCCTGA
- a CDS encoding YdhR family protein gives MKQWARSSSSNSAVANHQCLPTTQTKQLEKRMSEEKAFCYTILQLRFKLRVEPGVFLAHSREPAAAIAKVKGLIWKIWVFSDQESEVGGVYLFVSREAAQSYLSHPVIQAVHNHPAVESAQSQFWDVENSLSAITRAPLPEFLAGQFSLISAIAGGQ, from the coding sequence TTGAAGCAATGGGCTCGGTCATCATCAAGCAATTCGGCAGTCGCCAATCATCAGTGCCTGCCCACGACGCAAACCAAACAACTGGAGAAACGAATGTCAGAAGAAAAAGCATTTTGTTACACCATATTGCAGCTGCGCTTCAAATTGCGCGTCGAGCCCGGTGTATTTCTTGCCCACAGTCGCGAACCCGCCGCGGCCATCGCGAAGGTAAAAGGCCTGATCTGGAAGATATGGGTCTTCAGCGATCAGGAGTCCGAGGTCGGAGGCGTATATCTGTTTGTCAGCCGCGAAGCCGCCCAGAGCTACCTGAGCCATCCCGTCATCCAGGCCGTGCACAACCATCCCGCCGTTGAAAGCGCCCAATCCCAATTCTGGGATGTAGAGAACTCCCTTTCGGCCATCACACGGGCTCCTTTGCCGGAATTCCTCGCAGGACAGTTTTCACTAATCTCAGCGATCGCAGGAGGTCAGTAA
- a CDS encoding ECF-type sigma factor: protein MSSTISSLITAAEGGDSGATDALFTALYAELHRMAKRELARQGSPPSLSVTTLLHEAYIDMSGRGGVTFPDRARFMGYAARVMRGYIIDHARSRGAVKRGGEFRLTSADGHDVASPADPKELSDISDALDQLAKVEPELAELVDLKFFCGFSFAEIAALRGVSERTVQRQWEKARIYLHQSLSTGLPE, encoded by the coding sequence GTGAGTTCGACAATCTCTTCCCTGATCACTGCGGCCGAGGGCGGTGACAGCGGCGCGACGGATGCGCTCTTCACAGCTCTCTATGCCGAGTTACATCGTATGGCCAAGCGCGAACTGGCGCGGCAAGGGTCTCCGCCGAGCTTGAGTGTCACCACGCTTCTGCACGAGGCGTACATCGACATGTCTGGGCGGGGCGGGGTTACTTTTCCCGACCGAGCGCGCTTCATGGGATACGCCGCGCGGGTGATGCGCGGATACATCATCGACCATGCCAGAAGCCGCGGGGCGGTAAAACGCGGCGGCGAGTTCCGGCTTACCTCAGCTGACGGGCACGATGTGGCGAGTCCCGCAGACCCGAAGGAGCTTTCGGACATCAGCGATGCTCTCGATCAACTAGCGAAGGTCGAGCCGGAATTGGCTGAGCTGGTGGACCTCAAGTTCTTTTGCGGATTCTCGTTCGCGGAGATTGCCGCGCTGCGAGGGGTATCGGAACGCACGGTGCAACGGCAGTGGGAGAAAGCGCGTATTTATCTCCATCAAAGCCTTAGCACCGGCTTGCCGGAATGA
- a CDS encoding serine/threonine-protein kinase produces MSISSDKWLLLSPYLDQALDLSDEELAPWLSSLRSGAPEVAELLEPLLREHRKLSDDGFLQTLPAELSGQPGLAGQVIGAYKLLSPIGAGGMGSVWLAERADGRFERRVAVKLLNIALMGKAGEERFKREGSFLGRLLHSHIAELIDAGLSPIGQPYLILEYVEGYHIDRYCDQHKLDVKARLRLFLDVLSAVIKAHANLIVHRDLKPSNILVRTDGQTKLLDFGIAKLLEDESQPDARIVTVEGAAMTLEYASPEQLRHEPITTATDVYALGVLLFVLLTGQHPAGPGPHAPADMVKAIVEQEPPRMSQVVSGGGAELAALNGAHRGTSVEKLRRLLRGDLDTIVAKALKKDPGERYTSVAALAEDIRRYLTDQPISVRPDSFSYRAVKFVRRNRKATALATLAISAVLAGVAGTLVQARNVRLQRDFALRQLSRALNTIEFNEFLLSDAAPAGQQFTVNELLKRAENTLARQSGGDQIARVELLAAIGDQYSTQDEAASARRVLEQAHTLSRQVQDSSARAEASCSLAGALAQDGELARAETLIQEGLRELPPGAQYDFDRIFCLRRGSEVAQERGDAQQGIARMQTVWELVKRSPFDSDALEYQPLMELGEAYRVAGQNQLADSTFKRAYELMSALGRDNTQGAVALFNDWALVLDRLGRPLQAAALYRRAIDISRVGPTEDAVSPLLLNNYAAILRELDRLDEAADYSQRAYDKGLKTGDQDAIYHALNTRALVYIDQHDFARAASALAELQPIAMRTFPPDHYWMGSLASVQALVASGSGDYNTARDLADRSVHIVEAASNAGRAGRDFLPIAYLRRATVELASGKPEQASEDAERALSLLQSATPSGESSYFIATAYLTLGRARQAQGMYSEARSAFRSAANHFQNTLGADHVETRTALRLARVEAP; encoded by the coding sequence ATGTCGATAAGCTCCGACAAATGGCTGCTTCTCAGCCCGTACCTGGACCAGGCGCTTGATCTGAGCGATGAGGAGCTCGCGCCGTGGTTGTCGTCGCTACGGAGCGGGGCTCCTGAAGTTGCTGAGCTGCTGGAGCCTCTGCTCCGCGAGCACCGCAAGCTATCCGACGATGGCTTTCTCCAAACCCTGCCAGCCGAACTTTCAGGGCAGCCAGGACTGGCCGGGCAGGTGATCGGCGCGTACAAGCTGCTATCACCTATAGGCGCGGGGGGCATGGGCAGCGTCTGGCTCGCGGAACGCGCTGACGGACGCTTCGAACGCCGCGTCGCAGTCAAGCTGCTGAACATCGCGCTTATGGGCAAAGCAGGCGAAGAGCGCTTCAAACGCGAGGGGAGTTTTCTCGGCCGACTATTGCACTCGCACATCGCGGAGCTCATCGATGCGGGCCTATCGCCGATCGGGCAACCGTATCTGATCCTCGAGTACGTAGAAGGCTATCACATCGATCGATATTGTGATCAGCATAAGCTCGATGTCAAAGCGCGCCTGCGGTTGTTCCTCGATGTTCTATCCGCGGTAATCAAGGCGCACGCCAACCTTATCGTTCATCGCGACCTCAAGCCGTCGAACATTCTGGTGCGAACTGATGGGCAGACGAAGCTGCTTGATTTCGGCATTGCCAAACTGCTGGAAGACGAGTCGCAACCTGACGCACGCATCGTCACGGTCGAGGGCGCCGCGATGACCCTCGAGTATGCGTCTCCAGAGCAGTTAAGGCATGAACCCATCACGACGGCAACAGATGTCTATGCTCTGGGAGTGCTGCTGTTTGTGCTGCTCACCGGACAGCATCCGGCAGGCCCGGGACCGCACGCGCCGGCGGATATGGTGAAGGCCATCGTGGAGCAGGAGCCGCCGCGCATGTCGCAGGTTGTGTCTGGAGGAGGCGCGGAACTCGCCGCTCTGAACGGAGCGCACCGCGGCACTAGTGTCGAGAAACTCCGCCGCCTTTTGCGTGGAGATCTCGACACCATCGTCGCCAAGGCGTTGAAGAAAGATCCGGGGGAACGTTACACCTCGGTTGCGGCACTCGCGGAAGATATCCGCAGATATCTTACTGATCAACCGATCAGCGTGCGCCCCGATTCATTTTCCTACCGTGCCGTCAAATTCGTACGCCGCAACCGCAAGGCAACGGCTCTCGCTACTCTGGCGATCTCGGCGGTCCTCGCAGGGGTTGCGGGAACGCTGGTACAGGCACGGAACGTCCGGCTGCAGCGCGATTTCGCTCTGCGCCAGTTGTCTCGCGCGCTCAACACAATCGAGTTTAATGAATTCCTGCTCTCCGACGCTGCACCCGCGGGGCAGCAATTCACGGTGAACGAGTTGCTGAAGCGCGCCGAGAACACGCTTGCACGCCAGAGCGGCGGAGACCAGATCGCGCGCGTGGAACTCCTGGCTGCCATTGGCGACCAATACTCCACCCAGGACGAAGCTGCCAGCGCCCGCCGGGTTTTGGAACAGGCTCACACACTGTCACGCCAGGTGCAGGACAGTTCCGCCCGCGCTGAGGCATCCTGTTCGCTGGCAGGCGCTCTCGCGCAGGATGGCGAATTAGCTCGCGCAGAGACCCTCATCCAGGAGGGCCTGCGGGAGCTTCCTCCGGGAGCGCAATATGACTTTGATCGCATCTTCTGTTTGCGGCGAGGCAGCGAAGTGGCCCAGGAGCGTGGCGATGCGCAGCAGGGCATCGCCCGCATGCAGACGGTTTGGGAGTTAGTCAAGCGATCTCCTTTTGACTCGGACGCGCTGGAGTACCAACCGCTGATGGAGCTAGGCGAGGCGTACCGGGTGGCGGGGCAGAATCAACTCGCCGATTCTACGTTCAAGCGTGCTTATGAGCTGATGTCGGCGCTGGGGCGTGATAACACACAGGGCGCCGTGGCGCTGTTCAATGACTGGGCACTTGTGCTCGACAGATTGGGGCGCCCTCTGCAGGCAGCGGCTCTTTATCGCCGCGCCATCGACATCAGCCGGGTGGGACCGACAGAAGATGCCGTTTCTCCGTTGCTCCTGAACAATTACGCGGCAATCTTGCGAGAACTGGATCGTCTTGATGAGGCAGCTGATTATTCTCAGCGCGCATACGACAAAGGGCTCAAAACCGGAGATCAGGATGCCATTTATCATGCCTTGAATACGCGTGCGCTGGTCTACATCGACCAGCATGATTTTGCGCGCGCAGCCAGCGCGCTGGCTGAACTACAGCCGATCGCAATGCGAACTTTTCCGCCGGATCACTACTGGATGGGATCGCTCGCCTCGGTTCAGGCGTTGGTCGCATCGGGCAGTGGGGACTACAACACAGCCCGGGACCTCGCTGACCGCTCTGTTCACATTGTTGAAGCGGCGAGCAACGCCGGAAGAGCGGGGCGCGATTTCCTTCCGATTGCGTATCTCCGCCGGGCGACGGTGGAGTTAGCTTCCGGAAAGCCGGAGCAGGCTTCTGAGGATGCCGAACGCGCGCTGTCGCTGCTGCAATCCGCGACCCCGTCCGGAGAGTCTTCCTATTTCATCGCAACTGCTTACCTGACTCTGGGCCGCGCCAGGCAGGCTCAAGGCATGTACAGCGAGGCGAGGAGCGCGTTTCGCTCGGCAGCTAATCATTTCCAGAACACGTTGGGCGCCGACCACGTTGAGACACGAACTGCGCTGCGACTGGCCCGGGTCGAGGCACCGTGA